The Antarcticibacterium sp. 1MA-6-2 genome has a window encoding:
- a CDS encoding APC family permease, translating to MAEETKEPKKYMPKALLLSGVAVLFVYVLIAISAVSVLEWQSLANSNGPPAEVIETKWSAIGATILVVVALFATSKTILSNILGTSRMIYDVARDSEIKWLQKFTTISGPGDVPTIAILAIAALAIAFGLIGNLKIVASISNIFIFIVFGTVNVALIYLRIKLRGKEKDKPPFRIPLNVKNIPVPTVIAFLTILIMFGFNIYNIFQGNA from the coding sequence ATGGCCGAAGAAACTAAAGAACCCAAAAAATATATGCCGAAAGCCCTGTTATTAAGTGGTGTCGCTGTTCTCTTCGTTTATGTGTTAATTGCCATAAGCGCTGTAAGTGTTCTTGAATGGCAGTCTCTGGCAAACTCCAATGGTCCCCCTGCTGAAGTCATTGAAACTAAATGGAGTGCCATAGGAGCAACAATATTAGTTGTGGTTGCTCTTTTTGCTACCAGCAAGACCATACTTTCAAACATCCTTGGAACCTCACGGATGATTTATGACGTTGCCCGCGATAGCGAAATAAAATGGCTTCAAAAATTCACAACGATCTCCGGCCCGGGAGATGTTCCTACTATTGCAATTTTGGCTATAGCAGCTTTGGCGATAGCTTTTGGCTTAATTGGAAATTTGAAAATAGTAGCCAGTATAAGCAACATTTTTATTTTCATTGTTTTTGGTACTGTAAACGTGGCTTTAATTTACCTCCGGATCAAGCTAAGAGGAAAAGAAAAAGATAAACCTCCATTCAGGATACCGCTAAATGTGAAGAATATACCTGTACCCACAGTAATAGCCTTCCTCACGATCCTTATCATGTTTGGTTTCAATATCTACAATATCTTTCAGGGAAATGCCTAG
- a CDS encoding APC family permease has product MSEPKKDRLKMAEKELKRTLGFWDVFLFGVGGVVGAGIYAIIGQAAALRRNMLWVSFIIAAAVALLTGLSYAEFVSRLPDAGGSYEYIKQSFGPKTALGMSIFITFTGVVAAAAIAISFADYLGRLVNIPASIMVIAIIALMAFFNIIGAKYSSYYNAFATIVTLLGLALVVGVSLPEIGSVKLLETTDKGWIGILAGEL; this is encoded by the coding sequence ATGAGCGAACCAAAAAAAGACAGATTAAAAATGGCAGAAAAGGAATTAAAAAGAACTCTTGGCTTTTGGGATGTATTTCTCTTTGGTGTTGGTGGTGTGGTAGGAGCAGGTATATATGCAATCATAGGCCAGGCAGCAGCTCTCAGAAGAAATATGCTATGGGTAAGCTTTATAATTGCAGCTGCGGTTGCTTTGTTAACCGGGTTATCTTACGCTGAATTTGTCTCACGACTTCCTGATGCCGGAGGCAGCTATGAATACATTAAACAAAGCTTTGGACCCAAAACAGCCCTTGGCATGTCCATTTTTATCACCTTTACAGGAGTGGTTGCCGCGGCCGCAATAGCTATTAGCTTTGCTGACTATTTGGGGAGGCTTGTCAACATTCCGGCCTCTATAATGGTAATTGCAATAATTGCCCTGATGGCATTTTTTAACATTATCGGAGCAAAATACAGTTCTTATTATAACGCCTTTGCAACCATTGTAACCCTTCTTGGGCTTGCACTTGTGGTGGGCGTGAGCTTACCGGAAATAGGAAGTGTAAAGCTTTTGGAAACAACAGACAAAGGCTGGATAGGGATTCTTGCGGGGGAGCTCTAA
- a CDS encoding universal stress protein produces the protein MKKVLIAIDYNPTSQEVAEKGYQLAKTMGAEVCLIHAISDVAHYGMRYPPFMGYDGFDA, from the coding sequence ATGAAGAAGGTCCTCATTGCAATTGATTATAATCCTACTTCCCAGGAAGTGGCAGAAAAAGGATACCAGCTCGCTAAAACAATGGGTGCCGAAGTATGTCTCATCCACGCAATTTCTGATGTTGCTCACTATGGGATGCGTTATCCTCCTTTTATGGGCTATGATGGATTTGATGCTTAG
- a CDS encoding universal stress protein produces MDIELVNQRREMTEDYLKTAADHLADPSVSTYLAEGDAARAILDYADEWNADLIVFGTHSHSVLEKLFMGTVASTILEKTKIPVFVVPVKKE; encoded by the coding sequence GTGGACATTGAACTCGTAAATCAAAGGCGGGAAATGACTGAAGATTACCTTAAAACTGCTGCTGATCATCTTGCTGATCCCTCTGTTTCAACTTATCTTGCTGAAGGAGATGCCGCGAGGGCAATCCTGGATTATGCCGATGAATGGAATGCTGACCTTATAGTATTTGGAACTCACAGCCACTCTGTACTCGAAAAATTATTTATGGGCACCGTTGCATCTACTATTTTGGAAAAGACAAAAATTCCTGTTTTTGTTGTTCCGGTAAAGAAAGAGTAG
- a CDS encoding Na+/H+ antiporter NhaC family protein has translation MCKATGSVDAIVNLGLNYISVHLLYAGVFVISAFLSLSTGTSVGAIVALAAIVMSFADKTGASLSVLSASLLGGAMFGDNLSFISDTTIAATQSMGCKMKDKFKQNFKIALLAAGITLIILLVQGFFLEDSIYLSNSAKIELVRIIPYLLVIILAIIGVNVFAVLLTGIFAAGAIGLFYGNFDMMGFAKLSYEGFTGMTEIFLLSMLMGGLAALVTKEGGLEYISRFINKKVNRKTGYLGIGCLVGFTNFAIANNTVSIIVTGSIAKDICSKLKLDKVKVASVLDIFACFTQGLLPYGAQVLLILSYAEGKIGYFDLIANTWYLWLLLVGTLFYLQLKIKKSPPKISETHKIVAVLEA, from the coding sequence GTGTGTAAAGCCACTGGTAGCGTAGATGCTATCGTAAATCTGGGGTTAAATTATATTTCAGTTCATTTACTCTATGCCGGGGTTTTTGTGATAAGTGCCTTTTTGTCGCTTTCTACAGGAACATCTGTTGGAGCCATTGTTGCTCTTGCAGCAATAGTGATGAGCTTTGCCGATAAAACAGGTGCTTCACTCTCTGTTCTTAGTGCTTCTCTTCTAGGAGGTGCAATGTTTGGTGATAATCTTTCCTTTATTTCAGACACCACTATTGCTGCTACTCAGTCCATGGGATGTAAAATGAAGGATAAATTTAAGCAGAATTTTAAGATCGCTTTACTAGCTGCTGGCATCACTCTTATTATTCTCCTTGTTCAGGGATTTTTTCTGGAGGATTCTATATACTTATCCAATTCTGCTAAGATTGAATTAGTAAGGATCATTCCTTACCTGCTGGTGATTATCCTTGCGATAATCGGGGTCAATGTTTTTGCTGTGCTTTTAACGGGCATATTTGCTGCAGGAGCTATTGGCCTTTTCTATGGAAATTTTGATATGATGGGCTTTGCTAAATTGAGTTATGAAGGTTTTACGGGAATGACAGAAATTTTCCTGCTCTCAATGTTAATGGGTGGCCTTGCCGCTTTGGTTACAAAAGAGGGAGGTTTAGAGTATATCTCACGATTTATAAACAAAAAGGTAAATAGAAAGACCGGGTATCTGGGAATTGGATGCCTTGTGGGATTTACTAATTTTGCAATTGCAAATAATACAGTGTCTATTATAGTTACAGGGAGTATTGCCAAAGACATCTGTAGTAAATTGAAGCTTGATAAGGTAAAAGTAGCTTCGGTATTAGATATTTTTGCCTGTTTTACCCAGGGACTTTTACCTTACGGAGCCCAGGTACTATTGATATTAAGTTATGCTGAAGGTAAAATTGGTTATTTTGATTTAATTGCCAACACCTGGTATTTATGGCTTCTTTTGGTAGGTACACTTTTTTATCTACAGCTGAAGATTAAAAAGTCACCACCAAAGATTTCGGAGACTCATAAAATTGTTGCTGTATTGGAAGCTTAA
- a CDS encoding c-type cytochrome: protein MLYGVSPQLKLFALEAATGKELWSFDPAKVNVSTNEDPMAFFKVSRGVVYWENKNGGENRLFHNVGAKVYCIDAKTGKPIKEFGTNGFLELSKNLGRDEGIFNPFIAATTPGVTFGNLLIMSMRVAETADAAPGNIRAYNVLSGKLEWTFHTIPQPGEVGYNTWPDKNAWQKLGGANSWAGMSLDELRGIVYVPTGSVSGDFYGGIREGKNLFGNSLIALEAATGKYLWHYQIVHHDLWDRDLPANPNLVTLHKDGKTIDAVAQITKHGYIFLFDRVTGEPIFPIEEKPVPQKALPREKPWPTQPIPTLPEPFSRQSFTREDVAKLSPETHRELLEKFDQVKYSEMFTPPSKEGSWIFPGFDGGGQWGGAAVDPQTQILYVNSSELPWSLTMVDVPKNDGSIELGKATYNKYCLSCHGANLEGNSPSYPSLIDLSSRLEKEHVLQIINNGRNMMPSFKNIPENEKEAMLAYLLDLKNSSDLKEPGQAKNLVGKTSTSILEEVPYTMTGYNRFLDSNGYPGITPPGEH, encoded by the coding sequence ATTTTATACGGGGTTTCACCACAACTAAAACTTTTTGCACTTGAAGCGGCAACAGGAAAGGAGTTATGGAGTTTTGATCCTGCAAAAGTTAATGTTTCAACCAATGAAGATCCTATGGCATTTTTTAAAGTGAGTAGGGGAGTTGTTTATTGGGAAAATAAGAACGGAGGTGAAAATCGTCTTTTTCACAACGTAGGAGCAAAGGTGTATTGTATAGACGCTAAAACCGGAAAACCCATTAAAGAGTTTGGAACTAATGGTTTTTTGGAGCTTTCTAAAAACTTAGGTCGGGATGAAGGAATTTTTAATCCCTTTATTGCCGCAACAACTCCGGGTGTCACCTTTGGGAATCTTCTTATAATGAGTATGCGGGTGGCAGAAACGGCAGATGCTGCTCCCGGAAATATAAGAGCCTATAACGTTCTAAGTGGGAAACTGGAATGGACGTTCCACACAATTCCGCAGCCAGGGGAGGTTGGTTATAATACCTGGCCCGATAAAAATGCATGGCAGAAACTTGGAGGAGCAAACTCCTGGGCAGGAATGTCCCTGGATGAATTACGAGGTATAGTATATGTGCCTACAGGATCTGTTTCAGGAGATTTTTACGGCGGAATTAGAGAGGGAAAAAATTTATTTGGTAATTCTCTTATTGCTTTGGAAGCAGCAACAGGAAAATATTTGTGGCATTACCAAATAGTACATCACGACCTTTGGGACCGTGACCTTCCTGCAAATCCTAACCTTGTTACCTTACATAAGGATGGTAAAACTATTGATGCTGTTGCACAAATTACCAAACACGGGTATATATTTTTATTTGACAGGGTGACAGGAGAACCCATTTTTCCTATTGAAGAAAAACCTGTACCACAAAAAGCTTTACCCAGAGAAAAACCTTGGCCTACACAACCAATTCCCACTTTACCTGAACCATTTTCGAGGCAAAGCTTCACCAGGGAAGATGTGGCAAAATTATCTCCTGAAACACATCGGGAATTGCTGGAAAAATTTGACCAGGTTAAATATTCCGAAATGTTTACACCACCATCTAAAGAAGGAAGCTGGATATTTCCCGGCTTTGACGGTGGCGGCCAATGGGGTGGTGCGGCAGTAGATCCCCAAACCCAAATATTGTATGTAAACAGTAGTGAATTACCCTGGTCTCTCACTATGGTGGACGTTCCAAAAAATGATGGTTCTATTGAATTAGGAAAAGCAACTTATAACAAATACTGCCTTTCCTGTCATGGGGCAAACCTGGAAGGAAACTCACCTTCGTACCCTTCTCTTATTGATCTTAGTTCCAGATTAGAAAAGGAGCACGTGCTTCAAATTATCAATAATGGCCGTAATATGATGCCTTCTTTTAAAAACATCCCGGAGAATGAGAAAGAAGCAATGCTGGCATATTTGCTTGATCTTAAAAATTCGTCCGATCTTAAAGAACCTGGACAGGCTAAAAATTTGGTGGGTAAAACTTCAACCAGCATTTTAGAAGAGGTTCCTTATACAATGACGGGCTATAACCGCTTTCTTGACAGCAATGGCTATCCCGGGATCACTCCCCCTGGGGAACATTGA
- a CDS encoding VF530 family DNA-binding protein, producing MSQQINNPLHGIKLQDMLEFLVAKFGWEELGSKIKIRCFNEDPSIKSSLKFLRKTTWARDKVERLYLQSRQK from the coding sequence ATGAGCCAGCAAATTAATAACCCACTACACGGCATTAAACTACAGGACATGCTGGAATTTCTGGTGGCAAAATTCGGTTGGGAAGAATTGGGGAGCAAAATAAAAATTCGTTGTTTTAACGAAGATCCTTCTATTAAATCCAGTTTAAAATTTCTTAGAAAAACAACCTGGGCGCGCGACAAGGTAGAGCGGCTTTATCTCCAGAGTAGACAGAAATAA
- a CDS encoding STAS/SEC14 domain-containing protein, with protein sequence MLHKIDVGDNKVVGFRWEGKYDEKGVKQSFVQFLPELQARPEMNLYLEVGSLTEVEAKAIWEEVRFDIKNLQQIVKKIEKVALVTDMKWMRTMAETSATLFPGIDLKAFSFKETDAARGFVTD encoded by the coding sequence ATGTTACACAAAATAGATGTAGGAGATAATAAGGTTGTAGGTTTTCGCTGGGAAGGAAAATATGACGAGAAAGGAGTAAAACAATCTTTTGTACAATTCCTGCCTGAATTACAGGCACGTCCTGAAATGAATCTTTACCTCGAAGTAGGTAGCCTTACAGAAGTCGAAGCCAAAGCAATTTGGGAGGAAGTAAGGTTTGATATTAAAAACCTGCAGCAAATTGTAAAGAAGATTGAGAAAGTAGCTCTGGTGACTGATATGAAATGGATGCGAACCATGGCAGAAACTTCGGCAACCCTTTTTCCGGGTATTGATTTAAAAGCTTTTTCTTTTAAAGAAACTGATGCTGCAAGAGGATTTGTAACTGATTGA
- a CDS encoding BlaI/MecI/CopY family transcriptional regulator, with translation MKYLWKIEKGFMKDIVEQFPDPAPAYTTISTLVGRMVDKKYIGFKKLGRDKEYFPLLQKNVYFSAHLKDMVSNFFNNSTAQFASFFTKDADLSMEELKELQELLQRKMDQKKK, from the coding sequence ATGAAATACCTCTGGAAAATAGAGAAAGGTTTTATGAAAGATATTGTAGAGCAGTTCCCGGACCCCGCACCAGCCTATACCACCATTTCAACCCTGGTGGGTAGAATGGTAGATAAGAAATATATAGGATTTAAAAAGTTGGGAAGAGATAAAGAATATTTCCCTTTACTTCAAAAAAATGTATACTTCAGTGCACACCTAAAGGATATGGTGTCTAACTTTTTCAATAATTCTACTGCTCAATTTGCTTCCTTTTTTACGAAAGATGCAGACTTAAGTATGGAGGAACTGAAAGAACTTCAGGAGTTGCTGCAAAGAAAAATGGATCAAAAGAAAAAATGA
- a CDS encoding N-acetylmuramoyl-L-alanine amidase, producing the protein MPELFLAIEDAHRRQLHSFDILLIEVFNCFFWFNPFVWLYKKEILENHEYLADHSAIESGLNQEQYSLDIIRNGHKSPQKFISGFSFIQTKNRLHMLHKKRSSFLEKSLRIGIVSVLFAVVFAVSSFTTGTAPFVVVVDSGHGGKDPGNLNEKDINFQISQQLKELSSDNDIKIILIKEEDNFLTLQERTEFVNSQGADFFLSLHCSAAPTKDPRGISLFYSPQSNLHEKSFNYTSVLASHLVETTGKAEIKTANFYILKKSNLPSVLVEMGFLTNPKDREMLEDPGQQKKLAQNIYEGLRKIKKLDIK; encoded by the coding sequence ATGCCCGAACTATTTTTAGCCATAGAAGATGCGCATAGACGGCAGTTACATTCCTTTGATATTCTTTTAATTGAAGTTTTTAATTGCTTTTTCTGGTTCAATCCTTTTGTTTGGCTTTATAAAAAGGAAATTCTTGAGAATCACGAATACCTCGCAGATCATTCAGCTATAGAATCAGGTCTTAATCAGGAACAATACTCTTTAGATATAATACGAAATGGGCATAAATCTCCTCAGAAATTTATTAGCGGATTCAGTTTTATTCAAACCAAAAACAGGCTTCATATGTTACACAAAAAAAGATCATCATTTTTGGAAAAGAGCCTTAGAATTGGGATTGTTTCAGTACTTTTTGCTGTTGTCTTTGCAGTAAGTTCATTCACCACGGGTACTGCTCCTTTTGTTGTAGTTGTAGATTCGGGCCACGGTGGAAAGGATCCCGGAAATTTAAATGAAAAAGATATAAATTTCCAGATCTCACAGCAGCTTAAAGAATTAAGCAGTGATAATGATATTAAGATTATTCTAATAAAAGAAGAGGATAATTTTCTAACACTGCAGGAGAGAACAGAATTTGTCAATTCTCAGGGAGCAGATTTTTTCCTTAGTCTGCATTGCAGTGCAGCACCAACCAAAGATCCCAGGGGGATAAGTCTTTTTTATAGCCCACAAAGTAATCTTCACGAAAAATCGTTCAATTATACCTCGGTTCTCGCATCTCATCTGGTGGAAACCACAGGAAAAGCTGAAATTAAAACGGCTAATTTTTACATTCTTAAAAAGAGTAATCTTCCCTCTGTGCTTGTGGAAATGGGATTCCTAACAAATCCAAAGGACCGGGAAATGCTTGAGGATCCAGGGCAGCAAAAGAAACTGGCACAGAATATCTATGAAGGTTTACGTAAGATTAAAAAATTAGATATTAAATAA
- a CDS encoding KTSC domain-containing protein has protein sequence MKRVNEYKKLFQVEKEIDLKQLKTTYRNLVKEWHPDKFLEGDERQSEAEFKSKQIIDGYHFLVSIAPETKAANLEEYTNTLSEAGIADLQHKGNVLEVSFTDGTTYEYFGVNKALFIKLINADRQFRFAKRNIFNTFLYRKSKKDLDLQAV, from the coding sequence ATGAAGCGTGTAAATGAATACAAGAAGCTGTTTCAGGTCGAGAAAGAAATAGATCTAAAGCAACTTAAAACCACCTATAGAAACCTGGTGAAGGAGTGGCACCCGGATAAATTTCTGGAAGGAGATGAAAGACAGAGTGAAGCTGAATTTAAAAGTAAGCAAATTATTGATGGCTATCACTTCCTTGTAAGTATTGCGCCGGAGACAAAAGCTGCGAACCTTGAAGAATATACAAATACACTATCTGAAGCAGGAATTGCAGATCTTCAACACAAAGGAAATGTACTGGAAGTAAGTTTTACAGATGGTACTACCTATGAATATTTTGGAGTGAACAAAGCCCTTTTTATAAAACTAATTAATGCCGACAGGCAGTTTAGATTTGCAAAGAGAAATATCTTTAATACCTTCCTTTACAGAAAATCAAAAAAAGATCTTGATTTGCAGGCAGTTTAA
- a CDS encoding serine hydrolase, whose translation MKRKLLLLILFVAFSAELIAQNPGLHNSTLSQAEPVSVGVSPQRLEKIDKMIQDAIADNEIPGAVALIARNGQIVYHKAFGTADASGRKLKKDDIFRLASQSKAITATAVMILWEEGKFQLDDPISKYIPEFSEPKILVNFNEKDSTFLAKPTEKQITIRHLLTHTSGLGYGIIDGDERMKKIYQKAGVTDLFTTKPISIEESVKKLAELPLHHEPGERFTYSEGLDVLGYLIEKVSGKSFDVFLKERIFEPLGMNDTYFYLPENKKDRMVQVQQKTNNGWTKYTSTNYDPDYPVKGAKKFFSGGAGLSGTAVDYAKFLQMYLNGGELNGTRILSRTTIKSIMGDQTGDLWGGGNKHYGLAFGVLTEKGEAAGGEGSTGTFDWGGYFNTQYFADPEEEVIGILLKQTRGQDNDETGWKFRQMVMASVND comes from the coding sequence TTGAAAAGAAAATTACTCCTCCTGATTTTATTCGTGGCATTTAGTGCTGAGCTAATTGCTCAAAATCCCGGATTGCACAATTCTACGCTTTCACAGGCAGAACCTGTAAGTGTAGGTGTGTCACCCCAAAGACTTGAAAAAATTGACAAAATGATACAGGATGCCATTGCTGATAATGAAATTCCCGGTGCAGTGGCTCTCATCGCCCGTAACGGGCAGATCGTCTATCATAAGGCTTTTGGTACAGCAGATGCCAGCGGAAGAAAACTAAAAAAAGATGACATTTTTCGTTTGGCTTCCCAATCAAAAGCTATTACTGCAACGGCGGTAATGATCTTGTGGGAGGAGGGAAAATTTCAGCTGGATGATCCAATTTCCAAATACATACCAGAATTCTCTGAACCAAAAATTCTGGTAAATTTTAATGAAAAGGACAGCACATTTCTTGCAAAGCCCACAGAGAAACAAATTACGATTAGACATTTATTGACTCATACTTCCGGACTTGGATATGGTATAATTGACGGTGACGAAAGGATGAAAAAAATATACCAGAAAGCCGGGGTCACCGATCTTTTTACTACAAAACCAATTAGCATCGAGGAGAGTGTAAAAAAACTGGCTGAACTGCCACTGCATCATGAACCCGGGGAAAGATTCACATACAGTGAAGGGCTTGATGTGCTGGGATATTTGATCGAAAAAGTTTCAGGAAAATCTTTTGATGTTTTTTTAAAGGAAAGAATATTTGAACCTCTGGGAATGAATGATACTTACTTTTATCTTCCAGAAAACAAGAAAGATCGAATGGTACAGGTTCAACAAAAAACTAACAATGGCTGGACGAAATATACCTCGACAAATTACGATCCTGATTATCCTGTAAAAGGTGCGAAAAAATTCTTTTCAGGCGGTGCAGGCTTGTCAGGAACTGCTGTAGATTACGCTAAATTCCTCCAGATGTACCTAAATGGCGGAGAATTAAATGGTACAAGAATATTAAGCCGTACTACTATTAAAAGTATTATGGGCGATCAAACCGGAGACCTTTGGGGTGGAGGAAATAAGCATTATGGCCTTGCTTTTGGAGTGCTTACAGAAAAAGGAGAGGCAGCCGGAGGGGAAGGCAGCACAGGAACTTTTGACTGGGGAGGCTATTTCAACACCCAGTATTTTGCCGATCCTGAAGAAGAAGTTATTGGTATTCTCCTGAAGCAAACCCGGGGGCAGGACAACGATGAGACGGGCTGGAAGTTCCGGCAAATGGTAATGGCAAGTGTGAATGATTAA
- a CDS encoding RidA family protein — translation MFLSGIGSTSKGKLGKELTVEEGYEAARETGITILATLKAACGDLGRIKQFVKVHGMVNSTPEFNQHPQVINGFSDLMLEVFGEKGKHARAAVGHVSLPFDIAVEIEVIVELED, via the coding sequence ATTTTCCTTTCAGGAATAGGTTCAACTTCAAAGGGAAAGCTGGGAAAAGAACTTACCGTGGAAGAAGGTTATGAAGCTGCAAGAGAAACCGGAATAACAATTCTTGCCACCTTAAAAGCCGCCTGCGGAGACCTGGGCAGGATCAAACAATTTGTCAAGGTTCATGGTATGGTAAATTCGACTCCGGAATTTAATCAACATCCACAGGTAATCAACGGATTTTCCGACTTAATGCTTGAAGTTTTTGGAGAAAAGGGAAAACACGCCCGGGCTGCAGTTGGCCACGTGAGCCTTCCTTTTGATATAGCTGTTGAGATTGAAGTTATAGTGGAGCTGGAAGATTAG
- a CDS encoding peptide-methionine (S)-S-oxide reductase encodes MGNSVEKIALGGGCHWCTEAVFQELKGVEKVEQGFVASSGKNSSFSEAVIVYFDPTLIPLERLIEIHLHTHSSTSGHSMRSKYRSAIYTFNETQNINASNILQNLQLAFKKSLVTEVLSFRKFKISAEEFQNYYKKDPSKPFCRSYINPKLKKLLLEFSENL; translated from the coding sequence ATGGGTAATAGTGTAGAAAAAATAGCATTAGGCGGTGGCTGCCACTGGTGTACAGAAGCAGTATTTCAGGAATTAAAAGGAGTTGAAAAAGTGGAGCAGGGATTCGTGGCTTCTTCCGGTAAAAATTCATCTTTTTCTGAAGCTGTTATTGTCTATTTTGATCCCACTTTAATTCCTTTGGAACGTTTAATAGAAATTCATCTTCATACTCACAGCAGTACCTCTGGCCACAGCATGCGGTCCAAATATAGATCTGCCATCTATACCTTTAACGAGACCCAAAATATTAATGCAAGTAATATCCTTCAGAATTTGCAACTGGCGTTTAAAAAGTCCCTTGTAACCGAGGTTCTTTCCTTCAGAAAATTTAAGATTTCAGCGGAAGAATTTCAGAATTACTATAAAAAAGATCCTTCCAAACCCTTTTGTCGATCTTACATAAATCCCAAACTGAAGAAATTGTTGCTGGAGTTTTCTGAAAATTTATAA
- a CDS encoding lipocalin family protein: MKNFRYLILAFITLGVVSCSGEDDGPSVETSNLAGEWQLEDMSYTGTSSFNFNGMSMNSSFTGELMESNVTVKLNSDNTYTSAGSYTLRLTTNTEGMTDVQEVPISNLDGSGTYAVNGNVFTTSEEDVSADGSFTMSPVGISEATITELTANRMVLSFDNNQVMTMNGVDMEINIEGVQILTR, translated from the coding sequence ATGAAAAATTTCAGGTATTTAATTCTAGCTTTTATTACTCTTGGTGTCGTATCCTGTTCAGGTGAAGATGATGGTCCTTCAGTAGAAACATCCAATCTTGCAGGGGAATGGCAATTAGAAGATATGAGTTACACGGGTACATCTTCATTTAACTTTAATGGAATGTCCATGAATTCTTCCTTTACCGGAGAATTAATGGAATCTAATGTGACAGTAAAATTAAACAGCGACAATACATATACGAGTGCGGGAAGCTACACGCTTCGACTAACCACTAATACAGAAGGAATGACAGATGTTCAGGAAGTTCCAATATCAAATCTTGATGGCTCCGGTACGTATGCAGTGAATGGAAATGTTTTTACTACCAGTGAAGAAGATGTAAGTGCTGACGGTTCTTTTACTATGAGTCCAGTGGGAATAAGTGAGGCTACTATTACTGAATTAACTGCCAATAGAATGGTTTTAAGCTTTGACAATAACCAGGTGATGACCATGAATGGAGTAGATATGGAGATCAATATAGAAGGTGTTCAAATACTAACGCGATAA
- a CDS encoding 3-hydroxyacyl-CoA dehydrogenase NAD-binding domain-containing protein, with amino-acid sequence MKINKVTVFGSGHLGSQLTFLIAFQKFDVTIYDLDLGLLEEARTKFRELGDQFRDHYNATQEEIDAALANLAYSADITEASGNADIVIEAIPDERDIKKEFFTKLGKVAPKNTIFVTSSSHLLPEDFAKETGRPEKFLGVHFPDELWKKNSAEIIEHKKTDPAVTATVAGFIEDIGLVIAS; translated from the coding sequence ATGAAGATAAATAAAGTAACTGTTTTTGGCTCGGGACATTTAGGAAGTCAATTGACTTTTTTAATTGCTTTTCAAAAATTTGACGTGACAATTTACGATCTCGACCTCGGCCTGCTTGAAGAAGCTAGAACGAAATTCAGGGAACTTGGCGATCAATTCCGGGATCACTATAATGCTACACAAGAAGAAATTGATGCTGCTCTTGCAAATCTGGCTTATTCTGCCGATATAACGGAAGCTTCGGGAAATGCTGATATTGTTATAGAAGCAATTCCCGATGAACGTGATATAAAGAAGGAATTCTTCACTAAACTTGGTAAAGTTGCCCCAAAGAATACAATTTTTGTGACCAGCTCGTCTCACCTCCTACCTGAAGATTTCGCTAAAGAGACAGGAAGACCGGAAAAGTTTCTGGGAGTGCATTTTCCGGATGAGCTATGGAAGAAAAATTCAGCAGAAATTATTGAACATAAAAAAACTGATCCTGCGGTAACCGCGACAGTTGCAGGTTTTATTGAAGATATAGGCCTTGTAATTGCTTCTTAA